In Aminobacterium sp. MB27-C1, a single genomic region encodes these proteins:
- a CDS encoding DctP family TRAP transporter solute-binding subunit, giving the protein MRKLIAVVTLVVLICGLSIPALAAYKDEYKMSVNVAAQSAWGKGAGKFADLVAEKSGGKINVKVYYSAQLMAGKQTSEFMIVRNGAADFALSSTINWSPQATELNLFALPFFISSQPDPYKALDAIEAGKAGKIISDALQKKGVTVLGWGENGFRELTNGIKPIVTPDDMAGMKIRVVGSPLYLDIFKALGANPINMNWGEAVTAFQQGVVDGQENPVNSVILPYKVFEFHKYLTDWHYVVDPLMYAVNNKIWSSFSPEDQKMLMECVEEASKYQKALARVGLDDGSSIAYLKETGELPEVTEPYKYLEEQGMTITKLSADQVNVFVEKTKSVFDTWKDKIGKDLVEAAEQDMATVK; this is encoded by the coding sequence ATGCGTAAACTGATTGCTGTTGTAACCTTGGTGGTTTTGATTTGTGGGCTTTCCATTCCTGCTCTTGCAGCTTATAAAGACGAATACAAAATGAGTGTTAACGTAGCAGCACAGAGTGCCTGGGGAAAGGGCGCAGGAAAATTTGCCGATCTCGTTGCTGAGAAATCAGGTGGAAAGATCAATGTTAAGGTTTACTATTCTGCACAGCTTATGGCTGGGAAACAGACTTCTGAGTTTATGATTGTTCGAAATGGAGCAGCTGATTTTGCTCTCTCTTCTACAATTAACTGGTCGCCTCAGGCAACAGAGTTAAACTTGTTTGCTCTTCCTTTCTTTATTTCAAGTCAGCCCGATCCCTATAAAGCTCTTGATGCAATAGAGGCGGGAAAAGCAGGTAAGATAATTTCTGATGCTCTTCAGAAAAAAGGAGTTACTGTTCTTGGATGGGGAGAAAATGGTTTCCGGGAGCTTACAAATGGCATTAAACCTATCGTAACCCCTGATGATATGGCTGGAATGAAAATACGCGTAGTAGGAAGCCCTCTCTATCTCGATATTTTCAAGGCTCTGGGTGCTAACCCCATCAATATGAACTGGGGAGAAGCAGTAACAGCATTCCAGCAGGGCGTTGTCGATGGTCAGGAGAACCCCGTTAACTCAGTTATCCTTCCTTATAAAGTATTTGAATTTCATAAATACCTTACAGATTGGCACTATGTTGTCGACCCACTTATGTACGCTGTAAACAATAAGATATGGTCATCTTTTAGCCCCGAAGATCAGAAAATGCTTATGGAGTGTGTTGAAGAGGCTTCCAAATATCAAAAGGCCCTTGCTCGGGTTGGTCTTGACGATGGCTCTTCAATAGCTTATCTCAAAGAAACGGGTGAACTTCCAGAGGTTACCGAACCATATAAATACCTTGAAGAGCAAGGTATGACTATAACGAAGTTAAGTGCCGATCAGGTTAATGTCTTTGTTGAGAAGACAAAATCTGTTTTCGATACATGGAAAGATAAGATTGGTAAAGATTTGGTAGAAGCCGCTGAACAGGATATGGCAACTGTAAAGTAA
- a CDS encoding TRAP transporter large permease produces the protein MSEIFKDPALWALIIFIIPLLLRFPIAVALGGAALFVSWFWGLGHQMISYNFYAGIAKFPLLAIPFFILAGVIMEKAGIAGRIINLIKELVGSVTGGLAIATVGVATFWGAVSGSGPATVAALGLILIPGMAAAGYDKAFSAAVVSVSSGLAIVIPPSIAFIVYGVVTETSVSALFAAGVFPGIVVALFMMLFVYLISKKHGYRGEARGGRKALVRAFKESLWGLLTPVIILGGIYGGIFTPTEAAAVAVFYGLFVGVFIYKTITRRVMYDILVSSVISTAVVMIVVTCAGLFSWVGATVGLIDKAANFLLTLSDNPLVILLLINVILLLAGMVLDAISIYYVFLPILIPIMSHFGWDPIWFGVVMTVNLAIGQVTPPVAVNLYVGANISNLTIEEISKPAMPLVFASILALIVIMLFPSLSTFLPKAFNLY, from the coding sequence ATGTCTGAAATATTTAAAGACCCCGCATTATGGGCACTTATCATTTTTATAATACCTCTTTTATTGAGATTCCCTATAGCTGTTGCTCTTGGAGGGGCAGCTCTCTTCGTTTCATGGTTCTGGGGATTAGGGCATCAAATGATTTCCTACAATTTTTATGCAGGTATTGCAAAGTTCCCTCTTTTGGCTATTCCCTTCTTTATATTGGCAGGCGTCATTATGGAGAAAGCAGGGATTGCCGGACGAATAATTAATCTCATTAAGGAATTGGTCGGTTCTGTTACAGGCGGACTCGCCATTGCAACGGTTGGCGTTGCTACTTTCTGGGGGGCGGTAAGCGGTTCTGGTCCGGCAACAGTGGCAGCTCTTGGTCTGATTCTTATCCCAGGTATGGCTGCAGCCGGATATGATAAAGCATTTTCAGCTGCTGTTGTGTCAGTTTCTTCTGGTTTAGCTATAGTTATTCCACCGAGCATAGCATTTATTGTATATGGCGTTGTTACAGAGACATCTGTAAGTGCTCTTTTTGCCGCAGGAGTTTTCCCGGGAATTGTCGTTGCTCTGTTTATGATGCTTTTTGTCTACTTAATCAGTAAAAAACATGGCTATCGTGGTGAGGCAAGAGGAGGCAGAAAAGCTCTTGTGAGAGCATTTAAAGAATCACTATGGGGATTGTTGACTCCTGTAATTATTCTCGGCGGTATTTATGGGGGTATCTTTACTCCTACAGAAGCTGCTGCAGTGGCTGTCTTTTACGGTCTTTTTGTGGGAGTGTTCATTTATAAAACCATAACTCGTCGGGTTATGTACGATATTCTTGTCTCAAGTGTAATTTCAACAGCTGTTGTTATGATTGTTGTAACATGTGCAGGGTTATTTTCATGGGTTGGCGCCACTGTTGGTCTTATAGATAAAGCTGCCAATTTTCTCTTGACCCTTTCTGATAATCCACTGGTTATATTACTTCTCATCAACGTTATTTTGCTTTTAGCCGGAATGGTACTTGACGCTATTTCTATTTACTACGTTTTTTTGCCCATACTTATTCCTATTATGAGCCACTTCGGCTGGGACCCTATATGGTTTGGTGTTGTTATGACTGTCAATCTGGCTATTGGACAGGTTACTCCTCCTGTTGCCGTTAACCTGTACGTGGGAGCTAATATAAGTAATCTCACTATAGAAGAAATAAGCAAGCCGGCTATGCCCCTTGTCTTCGCCTCTATATTGGCCCTTATCGTCATTATGCTTTTCCCGTCACTTTCTACGTTCTTACCTAAGGCTTTTAATCTTTATTAA
- a CDS encoding dihydrolipoamide acetyltransferase family protein, giving the protein MATLVTMPKLGLTMNSGSVSEWKKKEGDAVGKGEILFVAATDKLTFDVEAPEEGVLLATLVALNEDVKVGAPLAVIGEEGEDYMSLLGEVESQKPQETRQENSSSFDVHAEQEKKSETKGFIKASPLAKKTAKDFGVDISLVEGTGPEGRIVKKDVIAFVQSVSVSSKVKASPVAERMAADLGVNLIDIEKQGRIMKEDVIFASQGKTAASTPARYVFPAEDRRIPLTNMRKVIGERMLLSTTTIPTVTYNMEVDFSALISLRKNIKEAALKQDVKISYNHILMKICAQVLTEYPMANASLDDQEIILHGNVNIGLAVAVEGGLVVPNVKAVQAKSLLQIASETDDMVARTRENQLELEEMQGGTFTISNLGMFGMHSFTPIVNPPEACILAVNAIVDRPMVIDGEIQVRPISMLCLTADHRLVDGADAAKFLVRVKELIENPYLLLL; this is encoded by the coding sequence ATGGCTACATTGGTTACAATGCCTAAATTGGGACTCACTATGAACAGTGGCTCTGTATCAGAATGGAAGAAGAAGGAAGGAGACGCTGTTGGTAAAGGTGAGATTCTGTTTGTAGCAGCAACAGATAAACTGACATTTGATGTAGAAGCTCCAGAAGAAGGCGTTTTATTGGCAACTCTTGTGGCACTAAATGAAGATGTAAAAGTGGGAGCGCCCTTGGCTGTGATTGGCGAAGAGGGAGAAGATTATATGTCTCTTCTCGGTGAAGTAGAGTCACAAAAGCCTCAGGAGACTCGGCAAGAAAATTCTTCCTCTTTTGATGTACATGCTGAGCAGGAAAAAAAGAGCGAGACAAAAGGTTTTATCAAAGCATCTCCTCTGGCGAAAAAAACGGCAAAAGATTTTGGAGTGGATATTTCTCTTGTAGAAGGAACCGGTCCGGAAGGTCGTATCGTTAAAAAAGACGTTATTGCCTTTGTTCAAAGTGTGTCTGTTTCTTCAAAAGTAAAGGCATCTCCTGTTGCAGAGCGTATGGCTGCCGATTTGGGAGTCAACCTTATCGACATAGAGAAGCAGGGACGTATTATGAAAGAAGATGTTATTTTTGCTTCTCAAGGCAAAACCGCAGCTTCTACTCCTGCTCGCTATGTTTTTCCCGCTGAAGATCGCCGTATTCCTTTAACAAATATGAGGAAGGTTATTGGAGAGAGAATGCTTCTTTCTACTACAACCATACCTACAGTGACCTACAACATGGAAGTGGATTTTTCTGCTCTTATTTCTTTAAGAAAGAATATAAAAGAAGCAGCTTTAAAACAAGATGTAAAAATTTCCTACAATCATATTTTAATGAAAATATGTGCCCAGGTCCTCACCGAATATCCTATGGCGAATGCGAGTCTTGATGACCAGGAAATTATTCTACATGGCAATGTCAATATAGGTTTGGCAGTTGCTGTAGAGGGCGGTCTTGTCGTTCCCAACGTGAAGGCTGTTCAGGCAAAGTCTCTGTTGCAAATTGCTTCCGAAACAGATGATATGGTAGCTCGAACTCGAGAAAATCAGCTGGAACTTGAAGAGATGCAAGGTGGAACCTTTACTATTTCGAATTTGGGAATGTTCGGAATGCATAGCTTTACGCCAATTGTAAATCCTCCAGAGGCATGCATTTTGGCTGTGAATGCTATTGTTGATCGACCAATGGTGATAGACGGAGAAATTCAGGTTCGTCCTATTTCTATGTTATGTCTTACAGCTGATCATCGTCTCGTAGATGGTGCAGATGCAGCTAAATTTTTGGTCAGAGTTAAAGAACTTATAGAAAATCCCTACCTGCTGCTTTTGTAG
- a CDS encoding TRAP transporter small permease gives MLKKVWNHFEELVGAAMLMIMVSIAFINVVTRYFIKYPLSFTEEIEVNLFVWLVMLGTSMAFKQGANLSMTFIYERLAPKARKVCFICSTAATIMFFAVLAYYGYIEVLDEIALDVTTESLDIPVWIYTIATPIFSVLIIVRLLQHSIQTFRNHQV, from the coding sequence ATGCTGAAAAAAGTATGGAATCACTTTGAAGAGCTCGTTGGAGCGGCAATGTTGATGATTATGGTCAGCATAGCTTTTATCAATGTTGTCACTCGCTATTTTATAAAATACCCCCTCTCTTTTACTGAGGAAATTGAAGTCAACCTCTTTGTATGGCTTGTTATGTTGGGAACGTCTATGGCCTTTAAACAAGGAGCCAATTTAAGCATGACCTTCATATACGAAAGGTTGGCTCCAAAAGCGCGAAAAGTTTGTTTTATATGCTCCACAGCAGCAACCATTATGTTTTTCGCAGTTCTGGCTTATTACGGATATATTGAAGTTTTGGATGAGATTGCACTGGACGTAACCACAGAATCACTGGATATACCAGTCTGGATATATACCATAGCTACACCAATTTTTTCTGTGCTTATTATTGTACGTCTTTTACAGCATTCCATTCAAACATTCAGAAATCATCAGGTTTAA